The DNA segment CAATATACCCGGGGCCATACAGCACCCGTTCCTCATCACCCAAAACCACACTTGTTTTTCGCGTATTCACATTCTGCACAATAGTCGTGATTTCCGGATGCCGCTTCCTTAACTCCTGTATAAAATTCTTCCTTGCCGGAAACACAGGGGAATTCAGCACAAGAACAACCATTAGCTGTTTACTCACTGCACCATAACGCAAAACCACATGCCGCAGCAGACCTCTTCGCGTATCCTCCTCATAAGGCTCTATCCGCAGCCTCCCCATCAGCTCCACAATGGTTGCTACAACATCGTCGCAAGCCTTTGGATGCAGCAGACATTGCTTATAAGGAATAATACGATGCGAAAACTCCTCATAAAATCCGGCCTGTATACGCCGCTGCTTATCCCTTTGAAAGCTGATAATCATCTTATTGCGATAATGCCAGGGCTTTTCCATACTAACGATATCCTCTGTCTGCAGCCTTAATCCCTTCGCTTTCCTGCACAGCTCCTGCATACTGCGATTTTTAAATTTTTGCTGTCCCTGCGTACTCATATGCAGCAGCTGACAGCTTCCACAGCGTGCATAAATCGGGCATTGTACAGGAACACGGTCAGAGGAAGCTTTCTTAATTTCCAAAACCTCCCCGATATAGCCTTTGGCAATACGCTTTACAATTTTAACGCGTACCTCCTCCTGCTTCATAACATGACGTACCAGCACAATATCCTTTCCGCAGCGCAAAATACCATTATGTGCTTCATCCATTCCCTGAATGATGCCGGTAACCACCTGATTATTCTTTAACATAGCTTCCCTCTTTCAACAGCGCTCTCGCCTCAGCAAGACATTCCTCACCCGTAAACAGAATACCATGAATCCCCATGCGTGCAGCCTGTTCAATATTATGTTTATTATCATCCAGATAGAGAATCTCCCCGCTTTGCAGGTGATAACGCTGCAGCAGGACCTCAAAAATATGAGGATCCGGTTTATTTGTTTTCTCCTCATAAGATAGAACCGCACCATCCGCCAAAGGGAAAAACTCCTGTGTCTCTTTCAAATAGTCCGCAGAATCCTTACTGATATTTGATAAAATATACACACCATACCCGCTGCTCTTTACTTCCCGCAGAAATGCAATGCTTTCGTGCATCGGCTCCATCAGCTGCAGCCAATTCTTTAATACGATATCCGTTTCCTCAACCATGTCCGGATATGCGGTATGATATACTTCGTAAAGATCCTCCAGCATCCAGATTCCCTGATCATATTTTTCCCATGCCTCATGCGTGAAAATCCGTTCACATATCCTATGTGTTATTTCTTCTGTTTGAAACCACCGGATAAAATAGGCCTCCGGCATAAATGTCATCAATACGTTTCCTATATCAAATACAACATGTTTTATCATTTCCTTACACCTGTCCTCACTGCATTTATTATACTATAAGAGACCTGTGCTTGACAGCAATCTTATGGCAATACTGCAACTTATTTATCCTCAAAGCTATTTCTTACAGCGAATCTATAATCATACAGCTTAAATTGAATATTCTTAAAGTACAAAACGATAACCACCTACCCCACTATACGAATTACTTGCTGCGTTCATCAAATGCTCTTTTAAGAACAAGGAACTGATAAAGCATTGTGAATCAGTATAGCACATAACACACTCTGCATTAAAAATACCGCAATACAATCATGGGCATATCCTGACACATGAGCTTTAAAAATCTGTCAGCGATTCCCCAGCACATGCAAACCACCATATGCGTGTATCCGTATAAAAGCATTCTTGTGCAAGCAGAAAAAAAGAGATCTATGACCTCTTTTCTTTACTTAATCTACAATTTCCACAGGCTCCGCCTTTGCAGCTGCCGTGTGCTCCTTCACCTTGGAAAAGCCTGCGCGCAGCATAACGGTTGATGTATATACCGTTACACAGACAACAATCCACTTCAGCACATCCAGCGGCAGCGATTTAATCAGTAAGGATGCAACCAGCGTTGCAATCGAACCAAAAACTGCCATGGACAGTGCGGATTTACGATTGTATGCGCCCTCCTTGATAAACTTCACAGATGCAGGCGGCATCAGAAACGCACAGGATCCCATCATGATAGGGAATGCCACATCCGGAGACATCCCCAGCAGATATACCAGTACCATGCAAGGGTTGTACAAGCCAACTCCTGCAGTCATCAATGCGCCCAGGATGAAGTTGACGATTCCTGCAATTACCAGCTTTCCACCCGCCAGTCCGATTGCATCTCCACCAATCGGCATCAGGTTTAATAAACTTGCCAGCATAATGCAGGCGGTACAAGCCAGTGCAAATCCCATAACCAGACGGATTTTCTTCTCTGACATACGAGATACCACACCTGCACCAAGTACAGCGCCCAGCATCGCAGCAGCCAGCATGACAACCAGTGTCCATGCCTCCACCTTTACAACGGTTGTGAAAATCAGTGCCTGCAGCAGTACCGGAATGCAGTTGGCAACATTCATCGTTCCCGGTATCAGCTTGTCTCTTGTCTGCTTTGTGAACTTCAACAGAGCAGTCTGCGGAGCAAATGCTCCAATCCCCAGCGGATCAAAGAAATTTACCAGTGCTCCGATTGCACCAGTCTTCCACCAGGAAGTATCCCCTTCAAACTCCTCCTTGTGTTTGATCAGGTCATAAGCGAAAAATGCAGTGTATCCGATCAGCAGCACGATCAGCAATCCAATAATAATTGTAGTAATATCCATAATCTTCTCTTTAACTCCCAACGTACGCTCTTGCGTCTTCTCATCGTTTCATTTCCATGTTGTATCTTTATCTTTCATTGAAGTACATACCCGCATCCATCAGATATGCACTCTTTCGCTATTGATTGCGCACAACAGACATATCACAGCTTACGCAGCACATACGCATAGCTGTATTTTGTGAAATTTTATCTCAACAACGGTTTTACTTTGACATCTCTCTTGATTTATCCGCGCAGGCCTTCATACCCTGCATGATACTGGAGCGAAAGCCTGTCTCCTCAAGCTTCGCTACAGCGGCGATGGTTGTTCCTCCCGGTGAACAAACCATATCCTTCAATTCTCCCGGATGCTTACCGGTATTAAGAACCATCTGGGCGCTTCCCAGCACAGCCTGCGCCGCAAATTTATAAGCCTGTGGCCGTGGCATTCCTTCCACAACTGCAGCATCTGCCATTGCCTCAATCATCATATAAACATAGGCAGGTGAGGAACCGCTGACAGCCGTTACCGCATCCATCAGATGCTCTGGAACAATTTCGCTTTTTCCAAAGCTGTTGAAAATAGCCGTAATTTCCGCAGTTTCTTCTTTTGTTACATTTTTCGCCGGCGCAATCGCAGACATCCCCTCACCAACTAGCGCCGGTGTATTCGGCATCGTTTTCACGATTTTAATATCTCTGCCAAACAATTCGGCAACTGTTGCAGAGGATTGTCCTGCCGCAATCACAACGATGATTACATTCTCTTTTACAGCATCCTTAATCTGATTGATCACAACCGGATACAGGAACGGCTTCACAGACAGCACGATAATATCACAGACACTAGCCAGCTCTGCATTATCAGTGGTCGTGTTGACACCATAGCTTTCCTGCATACGTGCAAGACTTTCCTCGTTGATATCGGATACATAGATGCTTTCTTTCCCAATCAGTCCGGCCTTGATGATTCCCCCAATCATCGCACCACCCATATTACCGCTGCCGATAAATCCAATGATTTTGTTCATAAATGATTTTCCTTCTTTCTTTGTTTCTGCCTATGCAAAACTCTGCTCTGTACGGTTGATAATCTCATCCTGCAATTCCTTGCTTAAATTACGGAAGTGGTCGGAATATCCTGCAACACGCACAATCAGATCACGGTATTCTGCCGGATTCTGCTGGGCCTTAATCAGCGTTTCACGATCAATGACATTAAACTGAATGTGATGTCCATCCATATTGAAATAGGAACGGATCAGATTTGCCATATTGTCCAAACCATCCTCTCCGGCTACCACGCTTGGTGTAAACTTCTGATTCAGCAGGGTTCCTCCCGTTGAAAGGTGGTCCATCTTGCTTGCGGAACGGATAACAGAAGTTGGGCCGTTTACATCCGCTGCCTTTTCCGGAGAGATTCCCTCACTTACCGGCTTGTGTGCCTTCCGTCCGTTTGGAGAAGCCAGCATGACCTCACCGAAATACACATGGCATGTTGTTGGCAGCATATTGATTCTCCACTGCCCGTTGCGCATATTCGGACGTCCTGTGATCGTATTCTTATAGAACGTGAACACATCCTTCATAATAGCATCCGCATAATCATCATCATTTCCATATTTTGGAGTTTTTCTGGATACAAGGTTATAAATGCGGACGTTTTCCTCCCCTTCAAAGTTATCCTGCATGGCCTTCATCAACTCTTCCATAGTGAAGTTCTTCTTATCGTATACATTGTATTTGATAGCAGACAGTGAATCG comes from the Erysipelotrichaceae bacterium 66202529 genome and includes:
- a CDS encoding TSUP family transporter; amino-acid sequence: MDITTIIIGLLIVLLIGYTAFFAYDLIKHKEEFEGDTSWWKTGAIGALVNFFDPLGIGAFAPQTALLKFTKQTRDKLIPGTMNVANCIPVLLQALIFTTVVKVEAWTLVVMLAAAMLGAVLGAGVVSRMSEKKIRLVMGFALACTACIMLASLLNLMPIGGDAIGLAGGKLVIAGIVNFILGALMTAGVGLYNPCMVLVYLLGMSPDVAFPIMMGSCAFLMPPASVKFIKEGAYNRKSALSMAVFGSIATLVASLLIKSLPLDVLKWIVVCVTVYTSTVMLRAGFSKVKEHTAAAKAEPVEIVD
- the rlmD gene encoding 23S rRNA (uracil(1939)-C(5))-methyltransferase RlmD, with amino-acid sequence MLKNNQVVTGIIQGMDEAHNGILRCGKDIVLVRHVMKQEEVRVKIVKRIAKGYIGEVLEIKKASSDRVPVQCPIYARCGSCQLLHMSTQGQQKFKNRSMQELCRKAKGLRLQTEDIVSMEKPWHYRNKMIISFQRDKQRRIQAGFYEEFSHRIIPYKQCLLHPKACDDVVATIVELMGRLRIEPYEEDTRRGLLRHVVLRYGAVSKQLMVVLVLNSPVFPARKNFIQELRKRHPEITTIVQNVNTRKTSVVLGDEERVLYGPGYIEDVLCGMTFRISAKSFYQINHEQTEVLYRRAVELLKLSGRETVLDAYCGIGTIGMYVSQFVKQVVGVEINRDAVEDARINAKINGISNIRFVCEDAGRYMTRLAAEKKRLDVVIMDPPRSGSSEEFIKSLVRMKPRQVLYISCNPQTQVRDLQMLERMGYRVDGNMVPVDLFPHTFHVESIALLSKIT
- the proC gene encoding pyrroline-5-carboxylate reductase; its protein translation is MNKIIGFIGSGNMGGAMIGGIIKAGLIGKESIYVSDINEESLARMQESYGVNTTTDNAELASVCDIIVLSVKPFLYPVVINQIKDAVKENVIIVVIAAGQSSATVAELFGRDIKIVKTMPNTPALVGEGMSAIAPAKNVTKEETAEITAIFNSFGKSEIVPEHLMDAVTAVSGSSPAYVYMMIEAMADAAVVEGMPRPQAYKFAAQAVLGSAQMVLNTGKHPGELKDMVCSPGGTTIAAVAKLEETGFRSSIMQGMKACADKSREMSK
- a CDS encoding HAD-IA family hydrolase produces the protein MIKHVVFDIGNVLMTFMPEAYFIRWFQTEEITHRICERIFTHEAWEKYDQGIWMLEDLYEVYHTAYPDMVEETDIVLKNWLQLMEPMHESIAFLREVKSSGYGVYILSNISKDSADYLKETQEFFPLADGAVLSYEEKTNKPDPHIFEVLLQRYHLQSGEILYLDDNKHNIEQAARMGIHGILFTGEECLAEARALLKEGSYVKE